atttgacagaagcgatgtgttgaaaaagagaaagtttggatgaatccaggaaaatgtcaaaaaggcttcccggtgtccagcaggaccagggcagcaggcgcagccacgattcctgatcctgacgtaaactttatcagcggcaacctgccacatgagagacagaaactccggggatgatgccccggatgatgaggtAGTgacctacatttacataaatgcatacagatagagagggagaagaagagagagggaggggaggagaaaggaagagagcagggaggtgtcccctggcagtctaagcctatagcagcataactaggggctgatccagggcaaacctgagccagccctaactataagctttatcaaaaaggaaagtctttagcctactcttaaatgtggagagggtgtctgcctcctgaacacaaactggaagctggttccactggaaaggagcttgatagctgaaggctctggctcctgtcaggtaaattaatccatattggaaagactatcgtatgtatttgtttacctcaatcaatcaatatatatatatatatatatatctacactacgaatatgtttctctgcaattatgtattttctgcactgagtgtattacaaacataataggggcacttcccctttaataaaacgggtcaacaaaccattacttcctgactgctgacggaggaacgtgttggcgccaaactgggaccaatgaggagaaggtcaacgcctactccatgtattagatgcaatgatttcaaatgtttggggacacactggagcggagccgtgagaccgcaacgatggggctctttgagccatgcggtctatggaaacggcgacgcaaaatgtgtcctcagctgagaatattttctatgtttgacttatcacgttaaataaatatatcgattgaactagaggattgctgttttgattcgacatttaagctccgagttcttcagctttgtcCCAACCCTTtactcccattgtactcttagagactttaggaaccacaagtaaccctgcagtctgggagcgcaatgctctagttggtttataagatactatgagatctttaagatatgctggagcctgaccattaattgctttgtaagtcaggggaaggattttgaattcaattctgtattttatcgggagccagtgcagagcagctaatacaggagtaatatgatcccgtttccttgttcttgtcaatacacgtgccgctgcattttggatcaactgaagagtcttaagcgactttttgggacaacctgataacaatgagttgcagtaatccagccttgaagtaacaaatgcatggactagtttttttgcatcattttgagacaggatgtgtcttatttttgcaatgttacgtagatgaaagaaggcagtccttgagatttcacaacacatgaacaagtacaaactggcacaagacaaggggggacaggactatttaaacaAGAGGTGAGAGGGGACAGGACTATTTAAATATGAGGtgagagggcacaggtggaaacaatcaggggcggggtaGACAATCATACaaaggaaggaagtaaaacaagacatgacacaagcggaagagaacatttcaaaacaacaggaagtgtACGACAAGACACGAGTGAATCTAACTACACAAAAAgcacatgacaaccacagactaatatgaaattaaacaaaagccTGATCTAAACCCTAAACATGGATACATTTAACATAGGTGACGAGACTCAACAACCTTGAGCgttcaaaatacatttctggcCACAAGAATCTTAATTTACCCTTGgttactaataaataaaatgtggttcttttttttaactaattGTAAAGTTTAGGGAATGTAAATCCCAAATTACTGGCGGTCTAGGGGATGTTTTTGCCTCAAAATTAATCTTACACTTCAGTTGACAACTTTCCCTCGCGCtgaagtttttaaaaaatctcTCTTGGACATAgtccaacacaaacaaagttatttgcaaagacggagagaggaagaaCATAGTGAGAACTGCTGTCAATAACTCAGAAgtcagacatttgtttttctaacGTAAAGCTTTTGTAACAGCTCTCATATTGCAAATTCCAGCTCCACCCACCCGGTGCTCTCATGTAATAAAATCGAGCGTACCCGGAAAGCATTACTTTCACTTCTACGTTTGTTGTTAACATCTGCGTTGTCTCCATATATTTACAAGAGGAAGCTGCAGTAAATCTGTCCCGGACATCACGCATCTGTCCTCAGAGGTAGGCATTCTTATCTGATGTTTATTGAAATAGTGTGGTTAGAAGAAACTACTGACGATGCAACGCACTGAACAGCCGTAGTAATAACTGCTGGTTACTGTTGTTGTCACATTGGGTTGAACTTCCATAAACTTTACTTTACAGACATCAGCTTCtatttttaatctataatatacCGTCAGAGTGAGTCATCTTTAGATTCtatttttaatctataatatacCGTCAGAGTGAGTCATCTTTAGATTCTATTTTTAATCTCTTCAAGAGCCATTCAGCATGCAGCTGTCTAAATCTCTCCAAAACCAAAGACATGTTGAAGATCATACTAATCATACTAATTTAAGTTTGTATTGATACAGTATTTTACAGTAAATCTGTGAAGAGAGATGGGAGTCAAAGTCACCTGACATAACATACTTATATTAACATGTGTAATATTATGGCTTATTTAGTTTGGAGCATTGGTCCTTTGTGcaatttatcaaatgtattgttAGGATTTGTATAATTATAACCAGTAATGTGCCATCCATGTAGATGAACAAAAGACAACAATATAAATCCATTAGTTattatacaaatgtatacaatgtAAAGTAACTGTCTGGGTTACTGTAGCAGAAAGTCCTCAAATGTCCATGTTGATCGTGTACAGGTATGATGGTGAACTGCTGTGGTCTGCTCACCTCCCAGAAGGAACCAGgtacacagtttttttttttaaacacaaattcTTTCCATAACCTTTTTGTACTCATATAAACTACAAATGCAAAGGATTTATGTTAGCTGTGGTGTCATGTGTCAATGAATTAGGAAAGATGTTATAGATGACACAGACATAAATCAAAACGGTGTTTTTTCCCCGGGGCCGTACCTTCTCTGTCCGCTGCCTCCGCCTTTTTCCAAACATCTGAACTTTCACTGATCTATGACGtcatctctgctcctcctcactATGCAAATTTGCATTTGTAGATGTTTCATAAACCAGACTGCGTATATTGACTATCATACATCATTGTAATTTTACACACTTTCATCTTATATGTTTGATACGAAGTACTCGCTGGATAAATACTACTTCAACAAACACTATAATAGAATACATTCTTATTTTAGGTGTTGTTCCCCTTTTTAAACAGAAGCCtcaatattgtttaaaaaaatgttttactcattGTTTCCTTCTGTTTGCCGGTCAGTTCCTCTGAAGAGCgtggaggtggagctggaggtgaGGGACCATGTGGCTACAGTGGTGTCCACTCTGAACTATGAGAACAAGGAGGACAAACCACTAGAGGCTGTTTTTGTCTTCCCTCTGCCTGGAGATGCTGCTGTCTGTCACTTCAGTGCCAAGATTGGACAGACGCAGATTGTAGCTGAGGTGAAGGAGAAACAGAAGGTGAGCTGGAGGAAGACTTGCTCATTACAAAGGAGCTTAAAAACACAGTGAATGTTGCTGACATGTGTCCTCTGTACTCCAGGCTCGTGAGGAGTACGATGATGCTCTGAGCTCCGGTCAGCAGGCCTTCCTGTTGGAGGAGAGTGAGCAGAGTCCAGATATATTCTCTCTGAGTGTGGGCAGTCTGCCTCCAGGAGAGAGCGCCTCCATCAGGCTGGAGTACGTCACTGAGCTGGCTGTGCAGGCCGATGAAGGGCTGAGGTTTATTCTGCCTGCTGTGCTCAACCCTCGCTACCAACCACAGGGTAATAATAACCTGCACACACCTTCATCCAAGACTTAAAGTGTACACTACACCTGTCCATACAGAGTGTTTTATTGCAACAGTCACACACCTTGACCTTGAGAGAGctgttttaaaagacaaaaagtcTGATGTACATTTAATGGATGGAACCTGGAGATGGAGATTCCTAACTTGTTTCCTTCCTCTCAAAATGTTTACAGGTAGTGAAGGTGGCAGTGTCCAGGTGACCTCTGTTCCAGCCTCTCTGGTGCCCTACAGTCTGTCTTTCTCCGCCCGAGTGTCCTCTCCTCGTCCAGTCTCTAAAGTAGAGTCCAACTGTCCCCTGGACCCTCTCCAGTACCTCAACACAGAGCAGAGCCAGGCCACGGTAGGTAgagtgctgatgtgtgtgtgattttgaaaGATATATCTcttcatttgtgtttctgagtGGATTTTGTGAACTGCAGGTCAAGTTGGCTGCAGGACACAAGTTTGACAGAGATGTTGAGCTGCTGATTTATTACAAAGATGCCCACCAGCCCACTGCTGTGGTGGAGGCAGGACAGGCCTCTGCCAAGCCTGGTGAGTGTAACTTAGTGAAAGATAGTTACCTTCATCTTCCAACTGATACTTATGTTTGAATGAAGGgtaaaacacatatttgtggtcttttcttctctctctgtgtttcaggcTCTCTGATGGGGGATCCAGTAGTGATGCTGAGCCTGTACCCTGAGTTCCCTCAGGCTGTCATGTCTTCACTCGCCTCATGTGGAGAGTTTGTGTTCTTATTGGATCGATCTGGCAGTATGGATGGGCCACGTATAAAGAGTGCCAGGGTAtctattcattattcattatgttttatttctatcatAACATCCTTCAGTCTCCCTCTCACACAGTGGCCTTCactatcttctctctcctctcttcaggaTACTCTGCTGCTCCTGTTGAAGAGTTTACCAATGGGCTGCTATTTCAACATCTACAGTTTTGGGTCCAGCCATGAACACATCTTCCCGTAAGGCACTCCTTCATGTGACTCAGGTCACAAAAATGTGCTTCATTCTTTGATATCACTATTTCTGTTCATGTGCGATTCATGTTGGCTCTATCAGCAGACAGATCATTGATATTGTCAGTGAAGACATGCTTTATTCCATGGAAAGGTTGTGGTTTTACTTTTACAAAGTTGGCCTGAGGCTGGATGTGAATTCCCGAAATGCGGTGTAGAAGTTGTTAGTGCCACACGACCATCCAACACCTATCctcctccatgtgtgtgtttctgatggCAGTAAGAGTGTGGAGTACAACCAGGAGACCATGGAAGAGGCTCTGAAGAAAGTTGAAGGGATGGACGCTGATCTGGGAGGAACAGAGATCCTGAATCCCCTAAAAGATATTTACAGCCAGTCCTGCATTCCCAATCAACCCAgacaagtaacacacacacacacacacacacacacacacacacacacacacacacacacacacacacacacacacacacatctttctaCTGTTCTATTGTTTAGCAGGTTCATCTTACTACACCTTGTTCTTTACACTTTCCCACTAAAACAACGTTTGTTACTGAAACAGAAATCTAACACGCATGTAAACTTTCCTCCTCAGCTATTTGTCTTTACTGACGGAGAGGTGGGGAACACCAAAGAAGTCATAAATCTGGTGAAGAAGAATTCAGGTTCCCACAGGTGACACTTCATTATAATTATTCTATCTTGCAGTATTTCTTCTTagattctcattttgtttttacttaccttattttctcttttatacaTATCTAATTAGCCAACTGCAACCGACTCCTCCTCTGTAgttgttgtgcatatgataatGCAGAACTTGAATATGTCTCATGTTCTAATGCTTTGTGTATTCCAGGTGCTTCTCTTTTGGGATTGGGGAAGGGGCCAGTTCTGCTCTTATCAATGGGTTGGCCAAGGAAGGAGGAGGTCACGCTCAGTTCATCACAGGGACTGACAGGATGCAACCTAAAGTAATAaagacatgaaaacacaatgaaGCTGTCAAATGAAACAATGCATCATCAAATCATCTTTCCAGTTATTTAAAACGCAGTGTTTTTACTCATCAGGTGATGCAGTCGCTGCGTTTTGCTCTGCAACCAGCTGTGGTGGACATCTCAGTCACGTGGGATTTACCAAAGGGAGTCTCTGTCACTGCTCTGTCTCCACCAATCACAGCACTTTtccagggtcaaaggtcactgattTATGGCCAGCTCACTGGACAGGTAGGAGCAGCCCCACCTCAGTGTGAAATAAGTCTCTGGTTTGACTTGTCaggtgtaaaaataataataatatgaataactTATCTTATATGATCACAATGCTGTAATGCTTTCTCAGAGTTCAGAGGCAGCAGAGGGCTGTGTGACGGTGAAGTACAGCCTGGCAGGCCATCCCTCTCAGAACCAGCTGCACTTCAGTCTCCAACCTGCAGAGGACACTgggtaaaacatgttttggttgGTCAGCAGAAGTACAATAAAGAGTTTATTTTACAGATGTTTGCAATCGCCTACATTTGTCCCTACATGGACTTTACAACGATATATGCTGTTTACAACATACACTAAAGGAGACAgggaaaagtaaaacaatataaaaaataaagatttaaaatggCAATAATGTTTGAGACCAAATACTGTGCTAAATAGCAAAATTTAGCATGCTAATACACTAAACTAAGCTAGTGAGTATGGGAAACCttatcattagcatgttagaATACTGACGGGAACCTCTGTGTAGTACTCTTAGTCTTGTTGTAGCATTAAGAGTTTAATTGACCTCTA
This genomic interval from Cottoperca gobio chromosome 13, fCotGob3.1, whole genome shotgun sequence contains the following:
- the LOC115017414 gene encoding von Willebrand factor A domain-containing protein 5A-like; protein product: MMVNCCGLLTSQKEPVPLKSVEVELEVRDHVATVVSTLNYENKEDKPLEAVFVFPLPGDAAVCHFSAKIGQTQIVAEVKEKQKAREEYDDALSSGQQAFLLEESEQSPDIFSLSVGSLPPGESASIRLEYVTELAVQADEGLRFILPAVLNPRYQPQGSEGGSVQVTSVPASLVPYSLSFSARVSSPRPVSKVESNCPLDPLQYLNTEQSQATVKLAAGHKFDRDVELLIYYKDAHQPTAVVEAGQASAKPGSLMGDPVVMLSLYPEFPQAVMSSLASCGEFVFLLDRSGSMDGPRIKSARDTLLLLLKSLPMGCYFNIYSFGSSHEHIFPKSVEYNQETMEEALKKVEGMDADLGGTEILNPLKDIYSQSCIPNQPRQLFVFTDGEVGNTKEVINLVKKNSGSHRCFSFGIGEGASSALINGLAKEGGGHAQFITGTDRMQPKVMQSLRFALQPAVVDISVTWDLPKGVSVTALSPPITALFQGQRSLIYGQLTGQSSEAAEGCVTVKYSLAGHPSQNQLHFSLQPAEDTGLTVHRLAARTLIRSLEMEETERRGEQDEGVKKKKVVELSVQSGVSSAFTSFIAVNKGNGETIQGPLVRRNVPTPMMQCCMMSGPPVMYEMSCDMPEMSLCGEEDDDDVDSELEECRAVQGSFADELEVAEPRQPRRDPLLQLVSLQKASGYWVLDPALSAALGKTSEEVENTKPSGVNKEVWATILALIWLHGFKMDSQEEWELLAMKAASWLRAQNAPCVTECVDAGNSLLGCKVQKDALGL